In a single window of the Phoenix dactylifera cultivar Barhee BC4 unplaced genomic scaffold, palm_55x_up_171113_PBpolish2nd_filt_p 000785F, whole genome shotgun sequence genome:
- the LOC103696766 gene encoding zinc finger CCCH domain-containing protein 32-like, with product MESGGEPEQSLPLTAEEEALKRNTDCVYFLASPLTCKKGTECEYRHSEGARVNPRDCWYWLNGNCLNPRCTFRHPPLDGLFGIPGTTSGLAPIPSQTVALTHVPATNGPASYNLNKSNVPCYYFQKGHCLRGDKCPFMHGPQQTGNPVPQQVVKVSTPPPDPVSTIKKDSWGLKECTSQQSMDEAKFDKLVEMPLAPVKPAAKSENVPDNGFANKQTTLPYASEDELPSFQQSNVPVNGGIALGQPRCHQSQSIDEHLQNGREADESLRESSPGFDVLVDNNVEESDYFHDEGGFRRAPVQGGRNLNHVSDFDYHHSDYEPLPSLERDQYNGVFEYDSYGRLDNRYHQEQQRISCERILDRASMPEKRMLQREKSYHDIDGSDLRHRLLKRRRPDSSRSALSPDRCGKLDQRDNHARHAHRGDRRIHMESSISSRLQGRITLPARSLPDRPTDLRSERDRDKRRHRGRSSPARSINYQGRYHDKIKRRPHDDFSDVRNVGDQPIIREDADPLNFAGPKSLAELKGAKLSENFQDLKNIKLGRTFGNQESEGSSFEGPKPLGIILKRKREPASGNGAISSNGDNNNQRDIEGGIGSSVTAATEKEGDYAADCPAESKVTGVDEEEEEGIIPVEEELPNDGQTSTKGNIHEVEVGMTVGAMDDQELENYGQRDGESDYEAVEGGEFKQEDAENAYQEDEEDDEDDFAKKVGAMFS from the exons ATGGAGTCGGGCGGCGAGCCGGAGCAGAGCCTCCCTCTGACGGCGGAGGAAGAGGCCCTGAAGAGGAATACCGACTGCGTCTACTTCCTCGCGTCCCCATTGACATGCAAAAAG GGAACTGAGTGTGAGTATCGCCACAGTGAGGGTGCCAGGGTTAACCCCAGAGATTGCTGGTACTGGTTAAATGGTAACTGCCTGAATCCAAGATGCACCTTCCGGCATCCG cCGCTTGATGGTCTGTTTGGAATTCCGGGGACTACTTCAGGGTTAGCGCCAATTCCCTCACAAACTGTAGCATTGACACATGTTCCTGCAACAAATGGTCCTGCTTCTTATAACTTAAACAAGAGTAATGTTCCCTGCTATTATTTTCAGAAGGGGCATTGCTTGAGAGGTGATAAATGCCCTTTCATGCATGGACCACAACAAACAGGTAATCCTGTTCCACAGCAGGTGGTGAAGGTTTCTACACCTCCTCCTGATCCAGTGTCAACCATCAAGAAAGATTCATGGGGTCTCAAGGAATGTACTTCTCAGCAAAGCATGGATGAAGCAAAGTTTGACAAGTTAGTTGAAATGCCTCTTGCTCCTGTAAAACCTGCTGCAAAATCTGAAAATGTACCCGACAATGGTTTTGCAAATAAGCAAACTACATTGCCTTATGCATCCGAAGATGAGCTTCCTAGCTTCCAGCAAAGCAATGTTCCTGTCAATGGTGGCATTGCTCTTGGCCAGCCCCGATGTCATCAGTCTCAGTCTATAGATGAGCACCTTCAGAATGGCAGAGAAGCTGATGAGTCCTTGAGAGAATCCTCTCCTGGCTTCGATGTTCTTGTAGACAATAATGTGGAAGAGTCTGATTACTTCCATGATGAAGGTGGCTTTCGAAGAGCACCTGTTCAAGGAGGAAGGAATCTGAACCATGTCAGTGATTTTGACTATCACCATTCTGACTATGAGCCTCTTCCCAGTTTGGAGAGAGATCAGTATAATGGAGTGTTTGAGTATGACAGTTATGGAAGGTTAGATAATCGGTATCATCAAGAACAACAGAGGATTTCCTGTGAGAGGATTCTGGATAGAGCATCAATGCCTGAAAAGAGAATGCTGCAGAGAGAGAAGAGCTATCATGACATAGATGGGTCAGATTTACGCCATCGGTTATTGAAGCGAAGAAGGCCAGATAGTTCTAGATCGGCTCTTAGTCCTGATCGCTGCGGCAAACTCGATCAGAGGGATAACCATGCTCGTCATGCCCACAGGGGTGACCGACGTATTCATATGGAAAGCTCCATAAGCAGTCGTCTGCAAGGTCGAATAACTCTCCCTGCAAGATCTTTACCAGATCGACCTACTGATCTGCGgtcagagagagatagagataaGAGAAGACACCGAGGAAGATCATCGCCTGCGAGGTCAATAAATTACCAAGGAAGGTACCATGATAAAATAAAGAGGCGGCCTCACGATGACTTCTCAGATGTGAGGAATGTTGGTGACCAGCCAATCATAAGAGAAGATGCAGATCCTCTAAACTTTGCTGGTCCAAAAAGTCTTGCAGAGCTCAAAGGTGCAAAGCTTTCGGAGAATTTCCAAGATCTGAAAAACATCAAGTTGGGGAGAACTTTTGGCAATCAAGAATCCGAAGGTTCTTCATTTGAGGGTCCAAAGCCTCTCGGTATCATtctgaagaggaagagagagcctGCTTCTGGAAATGGTGCAATTTCCAGCAATGGGGATAACAATAATCAGAGAGATATTGAAGGTGGGATTGGTTCTTCCGTCACAGCAGCGACTGAGAAAGAAGGTGATTATGCTGCTGACTGCCCTGCAGAATCCAAGGTTACTGGAGttgatgaagaggaagaagagggaattATCCCTGTAGAAGAAGAATTACCTAATGATGGTCAAACTTCAACTAAAGGAAATATACATGAAGTGGAAGTTGGCATGACAGTGGGTGCTATGGATGATCAGGAGCTGGAAAATTATGGCCAGAGAGATGGAGAGTCTGACTATGAGGCAGTTGAGGGTGGGGAATTCAAACAAGAagatgctgagaatgcatatcaggaggatgaagaggatgaCGAAGATGACTTTGCTAAGAAGGTTGGTGCCATGTTCTCTTGA